One genomic segment of Candidatus Hydrogenedentota bacterium includes these proteins:
- a CDS encoding FdhF/YdeP family oxidoreductase, whose amino-acid sequence MSDSFKQNKRWTPANWASKVPFGLGEQGPNNFAELFRAGWENKDELAFALRILKDGVCDGCALGTSGMTDWTLDGVHLCNIRLRLLRLNTMPALDPALLHNVAPLRDMTSAELRDLGRLPYPMLRARGEKGFRRITWNEALDLVAGRIRRSTPERFACYLTSRGVPNETYYAAQKAVRALGSNNIDNAARICHSPSTSALKTTVGAGATTCSYTDWIKSDLVVFFGSNMANNQPVATKYIHYAKKNGAKVVAINNYEEPGMARYWIPSIPESALFGTKIADRFFLVNVGSDIAFINGTLKYILENDWIDRDFVENHSADFETLKTVLAAQSFEMLEASCGATRADMLEFAKMIHEAKRAVFVWSMGITQHVQGVNNVRSIINLALTKGFVGREGCGLMPIRGHSGVQGGAEMGAYATAFPGGLPVNTENAAALAAQWGFPVPDAPGMGATQMIEAADRGEVDVLFSVGGNFLEVLPDPPFVEQALEKVPLRLHMDIVLSPQMFVDSGEHTLLLPATTRYEMPGGVTETSTERRIIFSPEIPGRRIGEARPEWQVFLDLARRVKPDLAEKLQFLNTAAIRDEIARVVPFYEGIQHLKEKGDQFQYGGAHLCADWTFGTPDGKAHFFAIEPENTAIPEGQFSLTTRRGKQFNSMVHAVTDRITGAEREAILMHPDDAKALGVKSGDRLRLSNNFGSMDGHVYLAPVLPRNLQVHWPEGNTLLDRTRTAREAGVPDYNAHVTVTPLKENQPS is encoded by the coding sequence ATGAGCGATTCCTTCAAACAGAACAAGCGCTGGACTCCCGCCAACTGGGCGAGCAAGGTTCCCTTCGGCCTCGGCGAGCAGGGCCCGAACAATTTCGCCGAGCTCTTTCGCGCCGGCTGGGAAAACAAAGATGAGCTCGCATTTGCCCTGCGCATCCTGAAGGATGGCGTTTGCGACGGTTGCGCCCTGGGCACTTCGGGCATGACGGACTGGACCCTCGACGGCGTCCATCTCTGCAATATACGCCTGCGCCTCCTGAGACTGAACACCATGCCCGCCCTGGACCCGGCGCTCCTGCACAATGTCGCGCCGCTCCGGGATATGACGAGCGCGGAGCTGCGCGATCTCGGACGACTGCCCTACCCCATGCTGCGCGCACGAGGCGAAAAAGGCTTCCGCCGCATTACCTGGAATGAGGCCCTCGATCTTGTCGCAGGACGCATTCGCCGGAGCACGCCGGAGCGCTTCGCCTGCTACCTTACCAGCCGCGGCGTGCCCAATGAAACCTATTACGCCGCCCAGAAGGCCGTGCGCGCGCTGGGCTCGAACAACATTGACAATGCCGCCCGCATCTGTCACAGCCCGAGCACCTCGGCACTGAAAACCACCGTGGGCGCGGGCGCCACCACCTGCTCCTACACGGACTGGATCAAGAGCGACCTCGTCGTCTTCTTCGGATCGAACATGGCCAATAACCAGCCCGTGGCCACGAAGTACATCCACTACGCGAAGAAGAACGGCGCGAAGGTCGTCGCAATCAACAACTACGAAGAACCGGGCATGGCGCGCTACTGGATCCCTTCGATTCCCGAGAGCGCGCTCTTCGGCACGAAGATCGCCGACCGCTTTTTTCTCGTCAATGTGGGCTCCGACATCGCCTTCATCAACGGCACGCTGAAGTACATTCTCGAAAATGACTGGATTGATCGCGACTTCGTGGAGAACCACAGCGCCGATTTCGAAACCTTGAAAACCGTCCTCGCGGCGCAATCCTTTGAGATGCTCGAAGCCTCCTGCGGTGCGACCCGGGCGGACATGCTCGAATTCGCGAAGATGATTCACGAAGCGAAGCGGGCGGTCTTTGTATGGAGCATGGGCATCACCCAGCATGTCCAGGGCGTGAACAATGTCCGCTCCATCATCAACCTCGCACTCACCAAAGGCTTCGTGGGCCGCGAGGGTTGCGGGCTCATGCCCATTCGCGGTCACTCCGGCGTGCAGGGCGGGGCGGAGATGGGCGCCTACGCCACCGCTTTTCCCGGCGGCCTGCCCGTCAATACGGAGAACGCCGCCGCCCTCGCCGCGCAGTGGGGCTTCCCGGTGCCCGATGCGCCGGGCATGGGCGCGACCCAAATGATCGAGGCGGCGGACCGGGGCGAGGTCGATGTGCTCTTTTCCGTCGGCGGCAATTTTCTGGAAGTACTGCCCGACCCGCCTTTCGTGGAGCAGGCGCTGGAAAAAGTCCCCCTGCGGCTCCACATGGACATTGTCCTTTCGCCCCAGATGTTCGTCGATTCCGGCGAGCACACCCTGCTGCTCCCCGCCACCACGCGCTATGAAATGCCCGGCGGCGTTACCGAGACCAGCACGGAGCGACGCATCATCTTCAGCCCCGAGATTCCCGGTCGCCGCATCGGCGAAGCGCGCCCCGAGTGGCAGGTCTTTCTCGATCTGGCCCGGCGGGTCAAACCCGATCTTGCCGAAAAGCTTCAATTTCTGAACACGGCGGCCATACGCGACGAGATAGCGCGGGTCGTACCCTTCTACGAGGGCATCCAGCACTTGAAGGAAAAGGGCGACCAGTTCCAGTACGGCGGTGCCCACCTCTGCGCGGACTGGACCTTCGGCACGCCCGACGGCAAGGCCCACTTCTTCGCCATCGAGCCGGAGAACACGGCCATCCCCGAGGGTCAGTTCTCCCTGACCACCCGGCGCGGCAAGCAGTTCAACAGCATGGTCCACGCCGTCACCGATCGCATCACGGGCGCGGAGCGCGAAGCCATCCTGATGCATCCCGACGACGCGAAGGCCCTCGGTGTAAAAAGCGGCGACCGGCTGCGCCTAAGCAACAATTTTGGCAGTATGGACGGACATGTGTATCTCGCGCCCGTGCTGCCACGCAATTTGCAGGTACACTGGCCCGAAGGAAATACAC